The Armatimonadota bacterium genome contains the following window.
ACCGAAGATCCACACGTCGCGGCTGACCGCGACCAGCCGACCGTGGGACGACCAGGCACTGCCCGCCAAAAAGCCCGGCCAGGCCAGCTGCGCGGCGATCAACAGTTCGTAGATTGCGCCCACCAACGCCCAGGCCGTGCCGAGGTAGGCGAACCGGCGGGCGGCGCTCCACTGTTCGTCGCTCAACATCCACGCGAGCAAGCGACCCCTCCGCGGGACGGCCAGCCTGCACCGCCCCTACGACCGCGCGCCGCCGTCGCTCATGCCTCCGCGACCAGACCGAAGGCGGCCACGAACAGCAGCAGCGCGAAGAACAGCAGGTAGAAGACTGCGTACCAGATATAGGACTTCAGCTTCCGGGGCCCGAACCGCCCGATCACTTCTTCTCCTCCGCCCAGATCCGCAGGACCTCCTCCCGGAACGACCGCACCGCGTCGATGAACTCCCTGCGGTCGTGCAGTCCGTAGGCCAAGAACCCGATGCGCGCGGGGTTCACCTTCTGCCGCTGCAACCGCTTGCGCAGCGCCTCGATGCGATCCTCGATGATCCAGTTGCCCTCGCGGTTCAGACAGTCGCCCATCGGGCACCCGCACACGAACGTACCGGCAGCGCCGCTGCGAAGTGCCAGCTCCAGCCACGCCGGCTTGACGAAGCCCGAGCAAGGCACGCGGATGAGCACGACGTCCGGGAGGGTGACCATGGTGCCGTCCGGGTTCAGCAGGCCTTCGCTGCTGACCGCCCAGTCGCACAGGAACCCGACCACGCGGCCGGCCGGTTGGCTCTTGGACTTGTCCTGCACCACAGGCTCGACGCTGTCCATCCTCACCTCACGCCGTGACCGCCGCCCCGGCGCCGGCACGGATCTGTGCCTGCACGTCCCGTTCGAGCAGGCGCGGCAGCTCCAGCGCCTCGAAGGGACAAGCGCCGATGCAGATCCCGCACTCCACGCAGCGCGGATCCACGACCACGGCCAGCAGCTTGCGGTTCGCCGCGGCCTTGCTCTTGCCCGGGTACGGGCTGGGCACCATGTAGATCGCGTTGTACGGACAGTCGAAGTAGCACAGCTCGCAGCCGGTGCAGTTCTCGTCGACGACCACCGCCTGTCCCAACCCGCGCAGCCCGCGCTCTTGGGGCGTCTCGCGCAGGGAATACGGGATGTACATTCCGTACGCCACGAGCGCGGCGACCAGCGCGAGCGCCCACCCCGGCGCGATCCATCGCGCCAGCACGTAGGGCCACAGGTAGAACCAGTCGACCTCGAAGCCTTCGGGCGTCGCCCCCGGCTGCGCCGGCGGCCCGCTCGCCGCGGGAATCGCTGCGGCCAGCACGAAGATCAACCCGATCCCGAACAAGACCCACAGCGCCGGCGGCCAGACCTTCGGGTGGCGCAGCCGCACGTAGTGCCACCACAGGAGGATGTACAGCGTCATCGCCGGCGCGATGTGCAGGAAGAGGAACCGCACGATCGTCGCATCGCTCAGCCCCGGTCCACCCAAAAACGCGTGCGCCAGCCAGCCGCCGATCAGCGGTACGCTCTGCAGTGCCTGCACCGTCATGCTCGTCAGCAACTGGGAGCGCTGATCCCACACCAGCAGATATCCGGTAACGCCCGCGATGCCCGAGAACACCAGCAGCACCATCCCCGACAACCACTGGCTGTCGCGCGCTTCGCGGTAGCGGTCCGTAAACCAGTTCCGGAACAGGTGCAACAACACGGCCACGATGTACGCGTCGGCTGCGTACCGGTGGATGCCGCGGAAAATTACCCCGTAGGGCACCTGGTCCGAGAGGAACTGCACCGAGGCGTACGCGCCTTCCAGGCTGGGCTCGTAGTACAGCCAAATCAGGATCCCGGAGACGACCAGGACGGTCAGGAACAGGTTGCTCAGCCCGCCCGTATAGTACAGGGGGTTGAAGTCCTGCGGGTATACGCGGTTGATCGCCACGTCCACTTTGAGCGTGGCGCTCTGGATCCTCTGCAGCAGCGGCCGGTACACCGTCACTCCTCGGCCGTGATGTGTGCCTTCCGGAACAGCAGCACGACGAACGAGTAGATGATGAGCAGCACGCCCAGCGCGCCGGCGCCGACCCGGCGGTGGTCGAACCACTCGCCGTAGACGATCAGTGCCACGCACAGCAGCGCCGCCATCGCCAGCAGGACGATGAGCGCCATGTACACGACCGCGCGTGAGCGTTCCACGGCCTATGACCCTCTACCCAGGAATCTCTCGTACAGTCGCAGGCGGCGGCGCAACTTCCCAGCAGCCCGATCCGTTGCGTAGATCAAGAAGCCCGCGTACAGGAACGCCCCGACGAGCAGCGCGGTCCACCCGACTGCCGCGGCCCACGCGACCGCGGTCTGCACCGCCACCGCCTCACTGTAGGCGCCGAACACCTGCTTGAACGCCACGACCGCGGCTGCAAACGCCATGACGAACATCACGCCGCGCACCGCCCTACCCTGCCGTCGGCGCCGGCCGCGCCCCCACCACGCGGGGCGGCGGCTTCGGCGCCGCCGCTTCTGCCGCCCGCCGGCGGCGCCGGTACCGCAACTCGAGCAGCAATCCGATCACGAGCACCACGCTGGTCATCACCAGGACGATGTGCGGATCCCGGTCGATGACTGCGATGTTGAACATGATCAGCGTTGTGAACACCACGAAGTACGTGA
Protein-coding sequences here:
- a CDS encoding cytochrome b N-terminal domain-containing protein; translated protein: MYRPLLQRIQSATLKVDVAINRVYPQDFNPLYYTGGLSNLFLTVLVVSGILIWLYYEPSLEGAYASVQFLSDQVPYGVIFRGIHRYAADAYIVAVLLHLFRNWFTDRYREARDSQWLSGMVLLVFSGIAGVTGYLLVWDQRSQLLTSMTVQALQSVPLIGGWLAHAFLGGPGLSDATIVRFLFLHIAPAMTLYILLWWHYVRLRHPKVWPPALWVLFGIGLIFVLAAAIPAASGPPAQPGATPEGFEVDWFYLWPYVLARWIAPGWALALVAALVAYGMYIPYSLRETPQERGLRGLGQAVVVDENCTGCELCYFDCPYNAIYMVPSPYPGKSKAAANRKLLAVVVDPRCVECGICIGACPFEALELPRLLERDVQAQIRAGAGAAVTA
- a CDS encoding hydrogenase iron-sulfur subunit, with amino-acid sequence MDSVEPVVQDKSKSQPAGRVVGFLCDWAVSSEGLLNPDGTMVTLPDVVLIRVPCSGFVKPAWLELALRSGAAGTFVCGCPMGDCLNREGNWIIEDRIEALRKRLQRQKVNPARIGFLAYGLHDRREFIDAVRSFREEVLRIWAEEKK